In Hugenholtzia roseola DSM 9546, the following are encoded in one genomic region:
- a CDS encoding FKBP-type peptidyl-prolyl cis-trans isomerase, with product MKSPTFSVLLGLFCALLHFVPTSQAQQNPSFPTKGEQNDVRYEIFKNPTAKNEQERHFPTDSTTVKVHLKLYTAQDSLIRNSYQEMGGLPIYLPMGADLPFKFFLRHVNAGDSVVFFMRADSLLKGMAMPPFIEKGSFLRNEMKVVGLLNPSEFQAEMQERQMAMVRQKQAEMATYSAEQRQKLDAFLEEKQMVVEKSPTGLRYKIEKRGLEIPAGDTVVVHYRGKLLDGSVFDASYDRGEPFTFIVGIGQVILGWDEGIRTLGEGGKGTLYIPADMGYGKRSMGSIPADSPLIFDVEILEVRHRKASHDHHGHDHQGHQHD from the coding sequence ATGAAATCACCTACTTTTTCCGTCCTCTTGGGTCTTTTTTGCGCCCTGCTGCATTTTGTACCCACCAGTCAAGCTCAACAGAATCCTTCCTTTCCTACAAAGGGAGAGCAAAATGACGTGCGCTACGAGATTTTCAAAAATCCTACTGCAAAAAACGAACAAGAAAGGCACTTTCCTACCGATAGCACTACCGTCAAGGTGCATCTCAAACTCTATACAGCACAGGATAGCCTGATTCGAAACAGCTACCAAGAGATGGGCGGACTGCCTATCTACCTGCCTATGGGTGCGGATTTGCCCTTTAAGTTTTTCTTGCGCCATGTAAACGCAGGCGATAGCGTTGTCTTTTTTATGCGTGCCGATTCGCTGCTCAAAGGCATGGCGATGCCGCCTTTTATAGAAAAAGGTAGCTTTTTGCGCAATGAAATGAAAGTTGTAGGCTTGCTCAATCCCTCTGAATTTCAAGCCGAAATGCAGGAGCGACAGATGGCAATGGTGCGCCAAAAACAGGCGGAAATGGCAACTTATAGTGCCGAACAAAGGCAAAAATTAGATGCCTTTTTAGAAGAAAAACAAATGGTAGTAGAAAAAAGTCCGACAGGCTTGCGATACAAAATAGAAAAACGCGGCTTAGAAATTCCTGCGGGCGATACCGTTGTGGTGCATTATCGCGGCAAACTCCTCGATGGCAGCGTCTTTGATGCCTCCTATGATAGAGGCGAACCCTTTACTTTTATTGTCGGAATTGGGCAGGTCATCTTGGGCTGGGACGAAGGAATCCGCACCTTAGGCGAGGGCGGCAAAGGTACGCTCTACATTCCTGCCGATATGGGCTATGGAAAACGAAGCATGGGTAGTATTCCTGCCGATTCGCCCCTTATTTTTGATGTCGAAATCTTAGAAGTCCGACACAGAAAAGCCTCACACGACCATCACGGACACGACCATCAGGGACACCAGCACGACTAA
- a CDS encoding FKBP-type peptidyl-prolyl cis-trans isomerase yields the protein MNLKSFSLLGFFALLSLPFFTACDSKKEGEINGVKYIVHVSNKDGKQASQNEMDSMFVKGHLKMYNHTDSLVRNTYEQDQPVFIPVFGDLFFKDLLKMLHVGDSVTFFLSADSIFKGAQMPPIFQAGTMVRNELKVTDIISMADYQKEMQAAQEKAFKEYQEKMMEMQQKQIALETEAPAALDKWIAEKGIKATRTESGIHYVVEKKGEGTPKTGEILVVHYKGTLLDGTVFDSSYDRGQPFETAIGVGQVIKGWDEGMPLLGGKGGKGTLYIPANLAYGAQDRDPIPAGSSLIFEVEILDVKPAQATEATQK from the coding sequence GTGAATCTTAAATCATTCTCTCTTTTGGGCTTTTTTGCCCTGCTTTCTCTGCCTTTCTTTACTGCTTGTGATAGTAAAAAAGAAGGCGAAATCAATGGCGTTAAATATATCGTGCATGTGTCTAATAAAGACGGCAAACAGGCTTCGCAAAACGAAATGGATAGTATGTTTGTCAAAGGGCATTTGAAGATGTATAACCACACCGACTCTTTGGTGCGTAATACTTACGAACAAGACCAACCCGTTTTTATTCCCGTCTTTGGCGACCTTTTCTTTAAAGATTTGCTTAAAATGTTGCACGTAGGCGATAGCGTTACTTTCTTCCTAAGTGCAGATAGCATCTTCAAAGGTGCGCAAATGCCGCCTATCTTCCAAGCAGGTACGATGGTGAGAAACGAACTCAAAGTTACGGACATCATCTCTATGGCTGACTACCAAAAAGAAATGCAGGCAGCCCAAGAAAAAGCCTTTAAAGAATATCAGGAAAAAATGATGGAAATGCAGCAAAAGCAAATCGCTTTGGAAACAGAAGCCCCTGCTGCCTTAGATAAGTGGATTGCTGAAAAAGGTATCAAAGCCACACGCACCGAATCGGGTATCCACTATGTTGTAGAGAAAAAAGGCGAAGGCACGCCTAAAACAGGTGAAATCTTAGTGGTGCATTACAAAGGCACTTTGCTCGACGGAACGGTATTCGACTCTTCTTACGACAGAGGACAGCCCTTCGAAACCGCTATCGGCGTAGGACAAGTCATCAAAGGTTGGGACGAAGGCATGCCTCTTTTGGGCGGCAAAGGCGGCAAAGGTACGCTTTATATCCCTGCCAACTTAGCTTATGGCGCACAAGACCGCGACCCTATTCCTGCGGGCTCGTCGCTTATCTTTGAAGTTGAAATTTTAGATGTCAAGCCTGCACAAGCAACGGAGGCAACACAAAAATAG
- a CDS encoding ABC transporter ATP-binding protein → MLKAEKIKKQYGNLAVLKGIDLSIETSEIVAITGASGAGKSTLLHILGTLDRPDSGAVFFKEQQISHLSASSLAQFRNQNIGFVFQFHNLLPEFSAIENVCLPAFIAGLGKKEAEKKAEKWLEKLGMAARAHHKPSELSGGEQQRVAVARALINSPAIIFADEPSGNLDEKNADQLHHLFFELRAEIGQTFVIVTHNTELANMADRRIVLEKGEVMRIN, encoded by the coding sequence ATATTAAAAGCAGAAAAAATAAAAAAACAGTACGGCAACTTAGCAGTCCTCAAAGGAATAGATTTGAGCATTGAAACTTCCGAAATTGTCGCCATTACAGGGGCTTCGGGTGCAGGAAAAAGCACCTTGCTTCATATTTTAGGCACTCTCGACCGACCAGATAGCGGTGCAGTATTCTTCAAAGAACAGCAAATTTCTCATTTGAGCGCAAGCAGCTTGGCGCAATTTCGCAACCAAAATATCGGCTTTGTCTTCCAATTTCACAACCTACTCCCCGAATTTTCCGCCATAGAAAATGTCTGCCTACCTGCCTTTATTGCAGGTTTGGGCAAAAAGGAGGCAGAAAAGAAGGCAGAAAAATGGTTAGAAAAGTTGGGCATGGCGGCACGTGCGCATCATAAGCCTTCCGAACTTTCAGGGGGCGAGCAGCAAAGAGTAGCAGTGGCACGCGCCCTTATCAATTCGCCCGCTATTATTTTTGCAGACGAACCCAGCGGCAATTTAGATGAAAAAAATGCCGACCAACTCCATCATCTCTTTTTCGAGTTGCGTGCCGAAATCGGACAAACCTTTGTGATTGTTACACACAATACCGAACTTGCAAATATGGCAGATAGGCGCATTGTGTTAGAAAAAGGCGAGGTCATGCGCATCAACTAA
- a CDS encoding DUF6702 family protein, with product MILSPQKTGAVASLTNIRKTKPIRAAVLHPIHISVTEMEYQAAQKTIEVSHKIFIDDLEAILEKRFRKKFRLTLEGKAEQSSYIYDYLRQNFKLSLPASSKQKNEKESLLQAHFLGYEFDFEAIYIYAEYKSVKSFNQIKIENRILLDLFADQKNITHLRYGQVEKSSLLRTGKVEEVLEF from the coding sequence TTGATACTTTCTCCCCAAAAAACAGGGGCAGTGGCTTCTCTCACTAACATTAGAAAGACCAAACCGATAAGGGCGGCAGTCTTACACCCCATTCATATCAGCGTTACCGAAATGGAATATCAGGCAGCCCAAAAAACAATAGAAGTATCGCATAAAATTTTTATAGACGATTTAGAAGCCATTTTAGAAAAAAGATTTCGCAAAAAATTTCGCCTTACTTTGGAAGGAAAAGCCGAACAAAGTTCGTATATCTATGATTATTTGCGCCAAAATTTTAAACTTTCGCTACCAGCCTCCTCAAAGCAAAAAAATGAAAAAGAAAGCCTTTTGCAGGCACATTTTTTAGGTTATGAATTTGATTTTGAGGCAATTTATATCTATGCAGAGTACAAATCAGTGAAAAGTTTTAATCAGATAAAAATAGAAAACCGTATTCTTTTAGACCTTTTTGCAGACCAAAAAAATATCACGCACCTACGCTATGGGCAGGTAGAAAAAAGTAGCCTGCTACGCACAGGAAAGGTGGAAGAAGTGTTGGAATTTTGA